In the Chromatiaceae bacterium genome, one interval contains:
- a CDS encoding radical SAM protein, with translation MPTQTISYEIGDSLYLNITDRCTLRCAFCPKHNGSHRVRAYDLTLDHRPSTQEIIASIDEPGRYAEVVFCGFGEPTLRLKVLLAVAAHVKAHGGRVRVNTDGLANLVHKRNVLPELAPVVDALSISLNAQDAAVYDRHCLPQLRGSFAAVLDFLSLAPGYVDDVTATAIDGLEGVDIGACRALAEARGAKFRRRELDVVG, from the coding sequence ATGCCCACACAGACCATCAGCTACGAAATCGGCGACAGTCTGTACCTGAACATCACCGACCGCTGCACGCTGCGCTGCGCGTTCTGCCCCAAACACAATGGCTCCCACCGGGTGCGCGCGTACGACCTGACACTGGACCACCGCCCAAGCACCCAGGAAATCATCGCGTCGATCGACGAGCCCGGACGCTATGCCGAGGTGGTGTTCTGCGGATTCGGCGAGCCCACCCTGCGCCTCAAGGTACTGCTCGCGGTGGCGGCTCACGTCAAGGCGCACGGCGGACGCGTGCGCGTGAACACCGATGGGCTGGCCAACCTGGTCCACAAACGCAACGTGCTGCCCGAACTCGCGCCGGTGGTCGACGCACTTTCGATATCGCTGAACGCGCAGGATGCCGCGGTCTACGACCGACACTGCCTGCCGCAGCTGCGGGGTTCCTTCGCCGCGGTGCTGGACTTTCTCAGCCTGGCGCCGGGATACGTCGACGACGTCACCGCGACCGCGATCGACGGCCTGGAGGGCGTCGACATCGGCGCGTGCCGGGCACTGGCCGAGGCGCGCGGCGCGAAATTTCGACGCCGCGAACTCGATGTGGTCGGCTGA